In the genome of Leucobacter luti, one region contains:
- a CDS encoding CAP domain-containing protein yields the protein MADPEPLLDLGGPVLNAISPVARSAADEAQILTAVNAARISACVPILYRNPAIDTVARAWSTQMATSGSFMHNPNYRNQIPAGWTAAGENIAAGSPSGYYMFEMWMASSAHRGNMLNPEYTDIGIGFVRGGTTAYGSHGTQNFASYAARRGGAFLDVRPWSDFYSEIQWMSTSRLSTGITVPGCTTAKTYAPKDRVSREAMAAFLYRLSGASYTPPKVSPFVDVKPSDPFYKEITWMYHAKLTTGIPQPTGKPKYAPKDRVSREAMAAFLYRLSGASYTPPKVSPFVDVKPSDPFYKEITWMYHAKLTTGIPQPTGKPKYAPKDRVSREAMAAFLYRLPR from the coding sequence TTGGCAGATCCTGAGCCGCTGCTCGATCTCGGTGGCCCCGTTTTGAACGCGATATCTCCTGTGGCGCGGAGCGCGGCAGACGAAGCACAAATCCTGACGGCGGTAAACGCCGCCCGGATCAGCGCCTGCGTCCCCATCCTCTATAGGAACCCCGCGATCGACACGGTCGCACGGGCGTGGTCGACCCAGATGGCCACGTCGGGCTCATTTATGCACAACCCCAACTACAGAAACCAGATTCCGGCAGGCTGGACGGCCGCGGGCGAGAATATCGCGGCCGGCTCGCCGAGCGGCTACTACATGTTTGAGATGTGGATGGCCTCGAGCGCGCATCGAGGAAACATGCTGAATCCTGAATATACCGATATCGGGATTGGGTTTGTGCGTGGCGGGACCACTGCGTACGGAAGCCACGGTACCCAGAACTTCGCCTCCTACGCCGCGCGGCGCGGTGGGGCATTTCTCGATGTTCGGCCATGGTCTGACTTCTATTCTGAGATTCAATGGATGTCGACGTCTCGGCTCAGTACCGGAATCACGGTTCCTGGGTGCACGACCGCAAAGACGTATGCGCCGAAGGATCGGGTCTCGCGCGAGGCGATGGCAGCGTTCCTGTATCGCTTGTCTGGGGCGAGCTACACGCCGCCGAAGGTCTCGCCGTTCGTGGATGTGAAGCCGTCTGACCCGTTCTACAAGGAGATCACGTGGATGTACCACGCGAAGCTCACCACGGGGATTCCGCAGCCGACCGGCAAGCCGAAGTATGCGCCGAAGGATCGAGTCTCGCGCGAGGCGATGGCAGCGTTCCTGTATCGCTTGTCTGGGGCGAGCTACACGCCGCCGAAGGTCTCGCCGTTCGTGGATGTGAAGCCGTCTGACCCGTTCTACAAGGAGATCACGTGGATGTACCACGCGAAGCTCACCACGGGGATTCCGCAGCCGACCGGCAAGCCGAAGTATGCGCCGAAGGATCGAGTCTCGCGCGAGGCGATGGCAGCATTCCTGTATCGGCTCCCGCGCTAG
- a CDS encoding polysaccharide pyruvyl transferase family protein, which produces MKVVVVGDMSYRGRYHLGDEAMSEVALSELTSRGFSVTLVAGNPEVSTRMYGVPTVPRFGFIGIPQRADKIAHSDAILASVCGDAEPPAGTDVSIAALRAADALVIAGGGNLNTIGEHHLFERLTLMRIAKNLGIPLYVTSQTVGPHLLPPDQELVREIAEYARVFGVRESRTAELMRGLCGESATIVRTVDDAVLLDGSVVPIDPAKPLPERYILGSFAADERTSGLDAEAYYRELAAILDQVVSVTDIDVLLVSHLGSLERDDRETRDFDDYAHERIRGYATSGRVRVLPMMSARELIALTEGASWTLSTRYHPLVFGAGVGIPAVGIVHSYYSAVRMRGALENSGMPDCAVPMEGWRPLLGEPLLRALVARRDEFAAHLRDVGGAQREYQTRWWDGIAADLRGTGTVVRDDYSYPQGPRWTDTETQLQLSHIRIATESVQLTRLQIQMTERDTDIRQRRKAVEQRGARDQSAALERELIALRGELTALRAELAEVRHRTRPPGAALRDRIRLALQRSRGQS; this is translated from the coding sequence ATGAAGGTCGTGGTAGTTGGCGACATGAGCTACCGCGGACGATATCACCTCGGTGACGAAGCGATGTCGGAAGTTGCCTTGAGCGAGCTCACCTCGCGGGGGTTTTCGGTAACGCTCGTCGCGGGCAATCCCGAGGTTTCCACGCGCATGTATGGGGTCCCAACAGTGCCCCGCTTCGGTTTCATCGGGATCCCGCAGCGCGCCGACAAAATCGCGCACAGTGACGCGATTCTGGCCAGCGTCTGCGGTGATGCGGAGCCACCCGCCGGTACCGACGTCAGTATCGCTGCCCTTCGCGCTGCCGATGCCCTGGTGATCGCCGGAGGCGGGAACCTCAACACGATTGGGGAGCATCACCTCTTTGAGCGACTGACACTCATGCGAATCGCCAAGAATCTGGGGATTCCGCTCTATGTGACGAGCCAGACGGTCGGCCCTCATCTGCTGCCCCCTGACCAGGAATTGGTGCGCGAAATCGCGGAGTACGCACGGGTATTTGGGGTGCGCGAATCTCGGACCGCCGAACTCATGCGAGGGCTTTGCGGAGAATCAGCGACCATTGTTCGTACCGTGGATGACGCCGTTCTGTTGGATGGTTCCGTGGTGCCGATTGACCCTGCGAAACCGCTCCCGGAACGATACATTTTGGGCAGTTTTGCAGCCGACGAACGGACCAGCGGACTCGATGCGGAAGCCTACTATCGAGAGCTGGCAGCCATCCTCGACCAGGTAGTTTCCGTCACTGACATCGACGTGCTTCTTGTCTCGCACCTGGGATCGCTCGAGCGAGACGACCGGGAAACTCGGGACTTCGACGACTACGCGCACGAACGGATCCGGGGGTATGCGACGAGCGGCCGCGTTCGTGTGCTGCCGATGATGTCGGCCAGAGAGCTGATCGCCCTCACCGAGGGTGCATCGTGGACCCTGTCCACTAGGTACCACCCACTCGTGTTCGGCGCGGGAGTCGGCATTCCCGCGGTTGGCATCGTCCATAGCTACTACTCGGCTGTGCGAATGCGCGGAGCGCTCGAAAACTCAGGGATGCCTGACTGTGCCGTGCCGATGGAGGGCTGGCGTCCTTTGCTCGGAGAACCGCTGTTGCGAGCTCTCGTCGCACGTCGCGACGAATTTGCCGCTCACCTGCGCGATGTGGGCGGTGCACAGCGGGAGTACCAGACTCGGTGGTGGGATGGCATTGCTGCTGATCTCCGCGGCACGGGGACGGTGGTGCGGGATGATTACTCATATCCGCAGGGTCCTCGCTGGACCGACACGGAGACGCAGCTGCAACTGTCGCACATCAGAATCGCCACTGAGTCAGTGCAGCTGACTCGACTGCAGATTCAGATGACCGAACGAGACACCGACATCCGGCAGCGGCGGAAAGCGGTCGAGCAGCGTGGCGCACGGGATCAGAGCGCCGCACTGGAACGTGAACTCATCGCATTGCGCGGTGAACTCACCGCATTGCGCGCCGAGCTCGCCGAGGTACGGCATCGTACTCGTCCTCCTGGGGCTGCACTTCGGGACCGAATTCGATTGGCACTTCAACGGTCGCGAGGGCAGTCCTAG